The genome window TTTCAATATACTGCTTGAGTGTATTCAAAATTTGTATGTTTGTAGTCATAGGGGGGATGTTTGGTTACATCAAAGAACAGAGGAATCTGTTCTTTAACCCCCTATAATTCATAAAGTTATCATCCAACTTAATGACATTGCGCTTTAAGCGACGGCATCCCTTAGTTATATTTCAAGGTGCCGTCAAATTAACATTTATACTGCAACCGTTTTTATCTTTAATATTTATGGTGTATGCACCCGGACATAGGTTGTTCTTATATCTGTTTGTATAACCATCGGGCCAGGAGTAGGAGTAAGGGCTTGTGCCGCCGGTAGCGGTTATCATTACCCATTCTTTACAGCCGCAATTGGTGCAGTTGACTGTGCCCTTGGTAAATTGTCCTGTTAAAGTGCAGGTCTCGCAGGGTGTGCCCGTAATGACAAACGTTGCCGTTGCCGTTTGCGTTTGATTACAATTACTTGTTACTGTTACTGTATAATTTCCCGGGCAAAGACCGGTAATTGTATTAGTAGTACTTGTGTTATTTAATGTTGAACTGCCATTACTCCATACATAGCTATAATTCGGCTCACTACACGTTAAATTTATAGTTGCACTGCCATTGCATGGACTGCAACTCGTGGTGTTTACCTGATTTTTGGCATAGGTAGGTGTAGTGGGAATAAACTTAGCAATGTAGCTATCATCAGTACCACCATTGAAGGTTGCATCATAATAGGCGCCTCCCCCGGGATCGGTTACGGGATAAGTTGCTGAGCTTGTAACTGACTGCCATTCCCCTGCAACAAATAAATTCCCTGCATTGTCAAGGTCTAATGCCTCCCGGTAATCGTACCCATCTCCACCAAAATAAGTTGCCCACTTTACAATACCTATATTACTGAATTTAACAAGAAAAATATCCTGAGTACCCCCATTAAAAGTTGCATCATAATACTCACATGGGGTATTTCCGAAAGTGAAGATGTTGGTTGATGTAGTGTTGAAGCCAATAAATATATTTTCGCAAAGATCAATTGTAATGTTGTCATATGTCGAATAATATTCTGCACCATTTCCTCCATAATATGTAGCCCAAGTGAGAACCCCGGTGTTTGTAAAACGCAATAAGAAAATGTCAAATGTTCCACCACCAAAGACGCCTTGATTATATGCTCCTGCCCAGATTTGAAGTGGAAAATTGCCGGAAGTATTTCCTGTTAGATACAGATTGTTTCCAATGTCCATGTCTATAGAAAATCCTTCATCACTTCCACTTCCTCCAAAATAAGTAGCCCAAGTGAGAACCCCGATATTGGTAAAACGCAAGATGAAAGAGTCCCATGTTCCACCACCAAAGACGCCTTGGTTATATGCTCCTGCCCAGATTTGAAGTGGAAAATTGCCGGAAGTATTTCCTGTTAGATACAGATTGTTTCCTGTGTCTATGTCAATAGCATATCCTGATTCACTTCCACTTCCTCCAAAATAAGTAGCCCAAGTGAGAACCCCGGTGTTTGTAAAACGCAAAATAAAAATATCATTACTGAATGCTCCTCCTCCAAAAACTCCCTGATTATAAGCTCCAAGCCATGTTTGGGTGGGGAAACCACCATTTGTATATCCCGTTATGTAAATATTATTCGCACCATCGCAAGCAATGGAATTTCCCCCTTCATTGCCACTTGCTCCATAATAGGTAGCCCAAGTAAGAGCACCGGTAGTTGTAAAACACAAAATTAAAACATCAGCTCCTGCTCCTTTAACTCCTTGATTATACCCTCCCAGCCAGGTTTGAAGTGGACAATTTCCAGATATTGTCCATCCAGTTACAAACACGTTATTGTTCCCATCTATGGCAATATAATTGCCCAGATCATTAAAACTCCCTCCATAATAGGTAGCCCAAGTTAGAGCACCGGCATTAGTAAAACGCAAGATGAAGATATCACTGTTGCCACCTAAGATCCCCTGATTATACCCACCAGCCCAGTTTTGAAGGGGGAAATTAGTTGATGACACGTATCCAGTTACATAAACATTTCCATTCGCATCTACTTCTGTACTCATGGGCCCGTCTATTCCATTTCCACCGTAAAAAGTAGCCCATACTAATTGGGGGTCAATGATAAGTGATTGGCTTTTGATGTAATTGTTTAAGTTAAATCCTATTTCATAGGAGAAAATATTTTTTTCGGAAATAACTTCTGCTTTTTGAGATAGGCATTTTTTATTTGTTACCGGTATATTACCTGCTCCTAAATATAAGGGAGTTTCATTTTTTTTAAAGGTGTAATTAGATGTAATAACATTTGATTCGTTGCCCTGATAACAGAGAAGTTCTCCTTCGGCAATTTCTCCCAGTTTGTTTTCAAAATGGATTTGATTGCGTTTTACATTTAGTTTTCCGCTGTCTTCGTATATGAATTTTATTTGGTTGGGGTCAGCATGGGGGTGAACTATAAAATCGTGTTTAAGTGCGCTATAGGATGTATAAAGTATCCAGTCAATTCCAGGGTAAATTTCCTTTATAATTATTTTGCTATAAGTTTTTACATTAAATATTCCATTTGGACAATGGGGGAGGTAGTAATTTACTTCTCCTTGTGTAATATCTCCTTCAGTCAGAACGTTTTCTTTTTTGATCGTTGCATTTTTTAAAACCATATCTACCCGGTGCCATTCGCCGCTATTTTTTTCTTCAAGAACTCCGACTTGCTGTTCTGCATTATTGTTTGCGTCCTCTTCCAGTTTTAAAAACTGGTAGGTAAGGCCAGTATTGGTTATCCAAATATTGAGATTGGGAGTTTCAGCCTTGAATAGTACAAAAGGTACAAGATTGCCTTTGTCATCAGCCACCTGTCCTTTATTCTCCTGGAAACCGAGCGGTTTTTGCTCAGCTATCCAGGAGTTTATTTCTGCCGTATGGAGGGGATCTTTTTTTTCTGTTGAGGTGTAATTCCTGTTGCCAACAGCAAACAGATGTCCTGCTGCTACAGCGGCCAAACAAAGGGTAAAGTACAGTTTTTTCATTCCCTCAAAAACCGCTTTACAAATCGCTCATGGGTAGTTGTTTCAATTTCAAGCATGTAAAGACCACTTTCTAAACCATCTATATCGATCAGGTTATTGTTGCATTTTAGGGTTTTAACCAAATTCCCGACATTGTCAAATATTCTTACGTTTTCAATGCCAATTTTGGAATCTATTGGCAGTATATATATACGTGAATAGGCTGGATTGGGGTATAAAACAAAGCCGTTTTCAGGCACAAGTACGTCCGATATTCCTAATGGGTCAATAACAATAATGGTTGTTTTGCCCGAATCAATCGCTGTTACTCCATTAGCACGTGGCCAAACTACCACAATATTAGGACCCTTGCGAAAGTTTTGTTGGTCAATAATAAAATAGGTTGGTGAAAATACAAGTGTATCGTTTGCATTAAAATTAACGGCTGCTTTTGTAGAGTCAAATTTTACAGGAGTCGTCCCTCCTGATGCACCGTTGCTTTTATAATCAATATAAATTTTACCATTAAATGCCAGGTTGCCGGTGTTTTTAACTGTTACAGAAAGTCTATCAGAAGATCCTAACGTGGCCGTGTCTTTCTCAAATTTAACCCTTGTAACACTTAATTTTACTTGAGCATTTAACTGGTTTAATTGGAAAACAAGCAATATTATGCAAGCCAACCAAATTCTGGAAACAATTTTGTCCATTTTATGTGGTTTAAAGTTCACCCGTTCCTTATAATATAAATTTGACAATTTTATTGGTGCGCAATCTTGTTATGTAAAAATAGGAGATACTTTGTTAAATATGAAATAAAATTGCTAATTTTCTTACTCGTTCAAAATTGGAAATTATATGGACATATTGAATCAAATAATACTTGGGCTTAATAAAGAGGATATCAGGCACTTTAAATTGATGGCTAAGCGTATGTATGATCATACAGATCGGAAAGACATTGAGTTGTTTGATTATATAAGGCGTGTGGAGGAAAAGTATGATGAGGAAAAGATAGTAAAAAAGTTATATCCGGGAGGTGACCGTAATTCGTTTTACAGGTTAAAGAACCGGCTCATCGAAAGTATTAATGAAAGTATTCTTTTGCTGCATTATAGTAAGGATGATATTATTTATGTGCTTCATTTGTTGTCGTTGGTGCGGTTTTATTTCGCTAAAAATAAATATGCTTTAGCATTAAGGTTTATAAAAAAGGCGGAAGGCAATGCTTCCGCAATAGAAGCGTATGATCTCCTTGATATAATATATGGAGAATATATTAAACTATCGCACGAAATTGTTTCGGTTGACCCCGAAGAGTATATAAAAAAGAGAAAAGAAAACCGGGAAAAACTATACAGTATCCGGCAGATTGATGATATTCTTGCCGCGGTAAGTTACCGGCTTAAAATAACCCAGAACTATTCTGAAAAGGAAACCCCTGTATTGAAGCTGCTTGAAAAAACGATCAATGATTTTTCAAATGACAAAGACATAAAGAATAGTCCTGTGCTTAGGTTTAAGATTTATAACGCAGTAAGCCAGGTGTTGCTGCAGAAACATGATTATATTTCTCTGGAAAATTATCTGCTGACAACGTATTCAACATTTAAAAAGGAGAATTTGTTTAACAGGGGTAATCACGATGTAAAACTGCAAATGCTCACTTATATCGTGAACAGTTTATTTAAAAATAAGAAGTTCGAACAATCGCTCGAGTATGTTGATCAGCTTAAAGCAGCGATGGATGAGTTTAACGGACTTATGCGCGACAAATACCAGTTCTTTTATCACAATTCACTGGTGATCAACTATTCGGTTCTGGACAAGGACAAAGCGATTCATATACTTGAAGAGTTAAAGGAGAATAAGAAACTTTACAGCGCATCTTTTTACGACATGTTCATTTATTTGAATCTGGCTATATTGTGGTTTGACAAACAGAATTACCAGCAGGCGATCCGCAACCTTAACAAACTATACATACACGATAGTTATAAAAATGCGGATGAAACGCTGAAATTTAAGATCACTATTGCTGAGCTGATCATCCGTTATGAGCTAAATGATCTCGATCTCCTGGAATATAAAATTACCCAGGTGAGAAAACAGTATAAGAAATTATTTAAGCGTCCTGAACATAAGCGGGAGGTGGAGCTGATATCAATTATAAGCCAGATGATAACGGTAGGCTTCCTGAAGTTTAACAAGAAGCTATTGGAAAAGGTGAAACTGTTTGTTCAAAATGATGTTTTGGAAGATGCAGAGATCATCAAGTATAACAACTGGTTAGGGTCAAAAATTTAATGGGTTGTGGTTGTTAGGAAACCTTAAAATTTAATTTTTATGAAAATGCAGGAATTTAATGTTTTGACTTTTGGACACGCCTCACGATTGATAGAGAGGCCTAAAGAATCGACAGAAGAGATAGTAGTTCAAAAATTACAGGTTTGTGGTTAAACCAGCGATTACAGAGGAGGCTCTTATTTCACAAGAGCCTCCTCTGTTTTTGTTTCAGGCAGGCATTGAAGAAGAGTACAAGAAGGATTATGAATGTCGCTATATAAAATCCAACCGTCATTATTTAGGGCGGTTCCAAAAATTGATTTTTTCATGACGATTGAATTTTTCGGTTAATTTTTTTTCGGTTTTCTATTTTTAAGTCGCTGTTGTTTACTGTTTCTTGCTATTTTTTTGTTTGCTTTTGTGTTGTTTTTATTTTTCTTCATCCCTTTGTGTGAACATATTCAGTCCTAATTGTACCGCTCTACATATATTGTAAGCCAGGTTGGTTAATCCTATTGTTACTTTTGCCCTCGCTATGCCTATACAGCGCATATAGCTGGCCTCATGCATGCTGTTCTCCATGAATCCGAAAATATGTTCTACCCGTGCACGCACCTTTGATTTTTTGCGATTGTTTTCTTTTTGTAAGGGTGTTAATGGCTTGTTGCGATACCCTTTTTCGTGTACACGGTTTATCATTTTCGCTTTAGCTATGGTTTTTTCCTGATCTTCTCCTGTGTAAGCGCTATCGGCATAAAGCGGTTGGCCTTCGTCCTTTTCTGTAAGTAATTGTTCCAATGCCTGGGAGTCGTGTGTACTTGCTGTAGTTACATGGTACTTATCAATGAGTTTGCTTTTTGCGTCTGACTTAATGTGATTCTTGTATCCATAATAGCTTTGCTCATTTTTCTTTGTCCAGGTGGCCTCTGTATCTTTATGCGATAACTTATCGGGTTTGTTCTGCCATGTTTGCGGAACTTCTCCTTTTTTTAACTGGTCGTTTTCTTCTCTGCTGTTACGCTGGCGGGGAACTTCATGGAAACTGGCATCTACCATTTTGCCTGTGTTTAATACTAAGCCGCCCTTTTCTAATATGTCGTAAAAATGATCGAATAGTTTTTTCTCATTATCGTTTTCTTTCAATTTTTCCTTGAAGTTCCATATCGTGTTGCAATCCGGTACGCGATGACTTAGGGTCATCGATAAGAACCGCCGGAAGCTCAACCGATCATTTATCTGAAATTCCATTTGCTCGTCTGATAAACTGTACAGCCGTTGCAATATCAATATTTTAAACATCAACACCACATCGTATGGCTTGGCTCCCGCATTGCTTTTACGTTCTACCCCTTCATGCATACCATCCAATATCGGGCGAAATTGCTCGAAATTTATTTTCTTGCTTAATTGTTCCAACGGATCCTTTAGTTTGCTTAGTTTTTCCTGTACATCAAATTCATCAAACAATCCTCGGGCT of Bacteroidota bacterium contains these proteins:
- a CDS encoding IS5 family transposase, which produces MQSKKTAARGLFDEFDVQEKLSKLKDPLEQLSKKINFEQFRPILDGMHEGVERKSNAGAKPYDVVLMFKILILQRLYSLSDEQMEFQINDRLSFRRFLSMTLSHRVPDCNTIWNFKEKLKENDNEKKLFDHFYDILEKGGLVLNTGKMVDASFHEVPRQRNSREENDQLKKGEVPQTWQNKPDKLSHKDTEATWTKKNEQSYYGYKNHIKSDAKSKLIDKYHVTTASTHDSQALEQLLTEKDEGQPLYADSAYTGEDQEKTIAKAKMINRVHEKGYRNKPLTPLQKENNRKKSKVRARVEHIFGFMENSMHEASYMRCIGIARAKVTIGLTNLAYNICRAVQLGLNMFTQRDEEK
- a CDS encoding T9SS type A sorting domain-containing protein, with protein sequence MDKIVSRIWLACIILLVFQLNQLNAQVKLSVTRVKFEKDTATLGSSDRLSVTVKNTGNLAFNGKIYIDYKSNGASGGTTPVKFDSTKAAVNFNANDTLVFSPTYFIIDQQNFRKGPNIVVVWPRANGVTAIDSGKTTIIVIDPLGISDVLVPENGFVLYPNPAYSRIYILPIDSKIGIENVRIFDNVGNLVKTLKCNNNLIDIDGLESGLYMLEIETTTHERFVKRFLRE
- a CDS encoding SBBP repeat-containing protein; this translates as MKKLYFTLCLAAVAAGHLFAVGNRNYTSTEKKDPLHTAEINSWIAEQKPLGFQENKGQVADDKGNLVPFVLFKAETPNLNIWITNTGLTYQFLKLEEDANNNAEQQVGVLEEKNSGEWHRVDMVLKNATIKKENVLTEGDITQGEVNYYLPHCPNGIFNVKTYSKIIIKEIYPGIDWILYTSYSALKHDFIVHPHADPNQIKFIYEDSGKLNVKRNQIHFENKLGEIAEGELLCYQGNESNVITSNYTFKKNETPLYLGAGNIPVTNKKCLSQKAEVISEKNIFSYEIGFNLNNYIKSQSLIIDPQLVWATFYGGNGIDGPMSTEVDANGNVYVTGYVSSTNFPLQNWAGGYNQGILGGNSDIFILRFTNAGALTWATYYGGSFNDLGNYIAIDGNNNVFVTGWTISGNCPLQTWLGGYNQGVKGAGADVLILCFTTTGALTWATYYGASGNEGGNSIACDGANNIYITGYTNGGFPTQTWLGAYNQGVFGGGAFSNDIFILRFTNTGVLTWATYFGGSGSESGYAIDIDTGNNLYLTGNTSGNFPLQIWAGAYNQGVFGGGTWDSFILRFTNIGVLTWATYFGGSGSDEGFSIDMDIGNNLYLTGNTSGNFPLQIWAGAYNQGVFGGGTFDIFLLRFTNTGVLTWATYYGGNGAEYYSTYDNITIDLCENIFIGFNTTSTNIFTFGNTPCEYYDATFNGGTQDIFLVKFSNIGIVKWATYFGGDGYDYREALDLDNAGNLFVAGEWQSVTSSATYPVTDPGGGAYYDATFNGGTDDSYIAKFIPTTPTYAKNQVNTTSCSPCNGSATINLTCSEPNYSYVWSNGSSTLNNTSTTNTITGLCPGNYTVTVTSNCNQTQTATATFVITGTPCETCTLTGQFTKGTVNCTNCGCKEWVMITATGGTSPYSYSWPDGYTNRYKNNLCPGAYTINIKDKNGCSINVNLTAP